A stretch of DNA from Lotus japonicus ecotype B-129 chromosome 4, LjGifu_v1.2:
acgcgatgctgggacaaccggttcgacaactgactaatagtaacaaaaccagaaaaataataaagtagaacatagaagattggtaacccagttcggtgaaacttcacctacgtctggagggtttgcacccaaagaaaggaaatccactatctcaagattcaggaattacagacactcatgaacaccacagttcatagttcacttcctaatctacccaagtgtatttctacttagtatctcaacctaagtatgagagcctctctccctttctctcaatcactgccacagtgattggtaacaaacaatcaacaatcagagtttgaatgtaatcaaacacacagaacccttctttgctttatagaatcagtgagcaaagaggattcataACTAACAAAggataaagaacaatgaacaaccctaaaacacttgatctctctctctattagcttcagtggtcttcaagctttaggtcttcatcctttatATAGACTTCAACAGCAGCAGgtaggcactagggtttgcttgggctgaagtaacagattgcaacaacaaatctaaactgaatctccaagatattgttgcaaaattcaaacgtaaagatagaaaccaatcttttaataaagattgtttcaacaaataacaacccacaaatcaaaacccttctggaacagctacttgatcctcaagtaactataaaaacatatcttcataaaatcttcaagggcccacaaaatcaaacttaagcaAAGGACTAATGTCCTaccttcacgaaatcagatgccacggcatttgcttcgacaatcagttgtttttgacaaaatgcatgacaaaatGTACCAACATTGCGTGTTGGTCAAACAATATCGTGTTCGTTTTAAGACTGTGCAACATGTTACGAAGGGGATCCTTGATTATGTTCATTTAGATGTGTGGGGACCTAGTAAAGAGGTCTCTATTGGTGGATCCCGGTACTTTGTAacttttattgatgatttttcTCGGAAAGTTTGGGTGTATTTCATGAAGCATAAATCTGAAGTCTTTGAGAAGTTCAGATTGTGGAAGGCTGGGGTGGAAAATTACACAAGGATAAAAACCAAGTATCTACAATCAGACAACGAAACAGAATACACAGATGCAAAGTTCAAGAGGTTTTGTGAAGAACATTGTATTCAGAGGCATTATTGAGTAAAGAAAACACCACAACCGAATGATGTTACTGAGAGGATGAATCGATCTCTCACAGAGAATGCAAGGTGTCTTCGATTGCAGGAAGGACTTCCTATAGGTTTTTGGGCTGAGGCAATGAACGTGGCTTGCTATTTATTCAACAGGTCTCCAAGAGCTTCATTGGATAAAAAGGTTGCGGAGGAGGTGTGGATAGGTGAACccattaatttagaaaatttgagaatttttgggtGTCCAACTTTTATGCATGTTTACAGTGATGAGCGATCCAAATTGGATCCCAAATCCAAGAAGTTTATTTTTCTTGGCTACACCAAGGGGGTGAAGGGGTTCAGATTGTGGGATCCAATCTTGAAGAAGGCAGTTCATAGCAGAGATGTTGTATTTGATGAGAAGTCTATGTTGAAGAAGGTGGATTCAGAAAAGGAGTCTACTTTAGTGGCTGGCACTTCCACTGCTGGGAAGATTCGGGTTGCAGTTAAGCCATTAACAAAGAGTTCTATGCAGGTAGTACACGAGGAGCGATCCAGTTCAGGTTCTGATACTGAAACCGAAGGAGAACCAGTTGATTCAGGTTGAGCACATGAGTATAGTCTTGTGCGTGATAGAGAATCACGTCAGAAAAACCTTCAGTCAGATATGAGAACCACGCCAGAAAAACCTCCAGTCATATATGTGTTTGAAGAGATGACAGCTTATGCACTTCTTACTAGTTCTGGAGATCCGTCTACTTTCCGTGAGGCTATGTCTTGCCCAACGAAGGAGAAGTGGATGAGTGTTATGGTGGAGGAGATGGAATCCTTGAAGAAGAATCAGACTTGGGATCTAGTTTAACTTCCTAAAGGGACAAAGGGTCGAAAACAAGAAAAGAAACGAAAATAGAGCAATGGAAGCATACATATATCAAATCTGTCATATCATGTAGCGAGGTCAAGCACAACCTCGTTAATAAAACTAGCAAACACCTCGTTTTCCAACTCCAGAATCAATTGTTGTGTTTCTTCATCAGAGTCATTGTTCCATTCCTCACACTTGTCCATCTCCCAAATGTAAGCCCATCTTCTTTCTTTAAGAGATTGGTCTGAAATCATTAAGGCTTATAGGTGACTCCTTCTTCGAGACTACGGCTAAGAATGAAGCATTACACCCCCTTGGCCACACACCATTAGCATGAAAGTCATCCATCAATATTTTGACATCCTGTTGTAAAAGATACCAGAAGGACTTGATGAACTTGAAGTTGAACCCATCTGGACTTAGGCTTTTATCACCTTCACAATCCCAAACTACTTCCCTTATTTCCTCCATATCAAATCTAGCTGTAAGGAAGTCATTATCAGCAGAGGATTGTTGGCTAAAGGGCACCCCATCCATCCTTGGAGCCATCCACGTGTCTTTCTCAAATCTGCATTTGAAGAAATCATGTACATGCTCCTTGACTACAACCGGTTCCACTACCCAAGTTCCATTGTCAAACAAGCCAACTAGGGAATTTTTCTTTCGCCTCCATTTAATGATTGAGTGGAAATACCTCGTATTTGCATCCCCTTCCTTAACCCATCTAGACCGGAACTTTTGGTACAAAAGGGATTCGTTGAGTTTAGCTAGCCTCCAAAAATCAGATTGTAGGTTTTTCCTGAAGAGAGGGCCTTCTTgattcaccttcttcctctgcATTTCTATCGAGACCTTCTAGCTTGAGAGCAATTTCTTTCCCTTGATGGTTCAAGTCACCAAACATTTCCAAGTTCCACTTTTTCATGCGAGCCTTAAGAACTTTCAATTTCTCCTTTAAGACAATGTAGGCTAGCCCATACTTCCTCCACAAACACTTTAAGCCTTGGGTCCTCAAGCCAACAATTGAGTGTACGGAAGGGTTTTGGTCCCCAATCATGATTTGAGATGCGAACAATGAGGGGGAAATGATCTGAGAGGTCTCGGTTCAGAATCCGTTGGTAGCTATTTAGCCACGCCCCCAACCAATCTGTAGAAACCAGAGCCCTGTCAAGGCGGCTCATGGCTTGGCCATTAGGGCGGAACCAGGTAAATCTCCTTCTCGTCAATGTATGTGTGCCAGCTCCAGGGAATTGATAAAATTATTGAATTCTTCCATGTCCCTTCAAGAGGTTTCAGGCCCAGAACCGGAAAAATGGCTAGTTCCCCGTCTCTTCTCCGCTTATCTAACAAAGTTTAAGTCGCCGATCTAGCACCATATTGAGGTACTACAAGAAAGATGTCCAAACTGTCAACTCCCACCATTGAGATCGCTTATCCTCCAGGTTGCAAGGGGCATACATATTAGTGATGACACATGGGATATCTCGTTCTTCCCATACTCCCCGAAGGCTCATGAAGTCGTTGCCAAATTAGCACTCCTCCAACTTGAACACACTTGACTGCAAAACACAGAGTAACCCAGCCCCTCGGTTAACAGAAGGACAAAATCTCCAGTCAAAGTCTGAGTCGCTCCAGATGGCCTTGCAGAGATTAGAATCGATACTCTCTAGTTTGGtttcctagaagcaagcaaaTTCCACCCTCTCTTGGTTGATGAGATTTCAAATTAACCTCCATTTAATTTGATTTCCCAAGCCCCTAATGTTGTAGCTCAGAATAATCATGGATTATCTCCATTAACCTCATCCGCTTGGTCATTGTTGATGACCAAACCCTCAGCATCCCTTTGTTCCAAAGAAATAATTCTATCTATGACCTTTCGTTCATCTCCTCAGTAATAAACGCCCAATTCCTTGGCCAGTCCCCACAAATTTCTTGCTTCTGCCTCCAAATTATTCGCCCAGAACAGTCGATTGCAACTCATGATCTCAAAATCAGAGAGGGAAGAACTGAGACAATGAATTCGAAATCTAACCTTTCTCCTCTTTGCGGCTTGGCTTAAGCTTATGGGGTTTCTATTGACCAGTTACACAACTTGCTGCTCGTGAAAACTCTCCCTCGAAGAGCTTCTTACTTGCAACGCCCACTGTCCATCGTCATTAGTCATCGGGTCTCCAAGTTCTGTTACACGTGTTTGGCACCTGGTTCCCAAATCCTCCTTAACCATTAATGAAATATGTTCTGTAGAAATATGCATATCTAATTTTTATAATAATCGcccaataaatattttttcaatttttgttgtaGCTATTGTAGCCgccttttatttttgttgaaataTTAGTGAAAAATTTAACGGAAATGTGTGGAAGAAAATATAAGGACATGCATGCGAATATATTAAGGTTGAATAGGACATTAGGAAgacattttttcattttctcctCAGCAATCTATTCACCACCAACCTTGACTTACGCTAGAGTGCATGGGCATGCTGTTGGAGAAGAAGATGGCTTCAATTGATGTGCACTGACATGATCTAACCGATTGGTTAGTGTGGACGCGTGAGGTAATCAGGTCATGGAGACATCAATTTTCCCTTCAAGGAGAAAGATCGACCGAATCACCATGACACACTATTTCATGAATTTGGGGATCTTGTCATTTACTAATGAATGTTAATTCTGCCTCACAATAGGAATGAGGTGAGATAAAGACCAAAAGAAGAGATGTGATCTAGACTAACAAAGGGGAAGGATTTTTTTTCACGAAGTGAACTTTGGAGAGATTGAATTCTCAACCAAAGAGATTCAAAGCCCGGTCATTTGAAAGTAAAGTGAACATGTGGTTTCTAACATCTACTCTCCTATATGAAGATCACAGAACCTAAAACTATCATGCAACCAACCGACACCACATGACTACTAGTGTCCTAGTTTGGGAATCATGTCTTTAACTCGTTCAACCATAAAAATACACCTAAATACAAATAATCATCTAAAGTACATAAGGAATATGCCGCCAACCCTGATAAGAACATATAAAAGAATAGGTTGCCAACCCTTTTAATGAGTTTGCCTATATATAATGATGAGATTAAGTCGTCTAATGATGATGTGATCTCTCATTTTAGTTGAGATTTAAAGTGCTTTTATGATGTAATTGATATTGAGCAATATAAGAAAGAGCTACGAAAGTTATAAAACGTATGTTCACTTGTATTCTAAAAGTGGAATGTGAAACATATTGTTTCCATCTCGGCCACCTATATGGTTTATTACGAGAACACCCGCGGATATATGCTAACTCTACATGCCTATCTAAGCAATGCATTAAGGGAAACATGCATGAAAAGAAAAACCATAACTAAAACCAAATTTATCTCTATTCCAAAATTTAGCCGCCCGCATCCCCAAGACAGGGATAAAGGGtcgaaaacaaaaaaagaaacgAAAATAGAACAATAGAAGCATACATATATCAAATCTGTCATATCATGTAGCGAGGTCAAGCACAACCTCGTTAATCAAACTAGCAAACACCTCGTTTTCCAGCTCCAGAACCAATTGTTGTGTTTCTCCATCAGAGTAATTTTTCCATTCCTCGCACTTGTCCATCTCCCTAATGTAAACCCCtcttctttctttcacttcCCAACCCAAATACACTTCTTTGGGCTGCCCTCTTATCCAATCCTCAGCTACCTCGCAAAGTTGAAGCTTCTTCGAATGATCAATGTCgttgttattattatcattCTGCTCTGCTTGAAGTAGTCAAATAGCAGGTTCTCTGCCTCAAAAATCAAACAATTGTAAGGAATTGAGGTTTTCATGAAGCTAACAAGGTCCCGGGCATTGTCATTAACGTTGTTTGAACATTTGTTTGCAGAATGGTTATTATTATGTAGTGCAATATCATCTAGTTCTGAACGTGCGATCCTTTTCTCTAAAGCCACAGGCTTCAGTGAAGATACACTTCTAAAATGTCGTCTCTTTTGCATATGCTTGTGTTTGGCTCCTGTGGAATTTAAATGGGGCTTCATCACTTGTTCATCTTCAAATGGGAAATCTAGCACAGATACTGGACTGAATTGTTCCTTCTCACATGGCCAATCCTGTTTCATCAGAGCAAATTACTTATTGATTTCctgtttgttatttttttgtcaattgaTTTTCTGTttgagaaaaagaaatcaaagtttTCCTACTTAGACAAAACTTGCAAGTTTTGTCAGcccacttatttttttttattgatttaagAAGAAAATAATAGGCCCATCACAAGCCCACTTATTAATCATTTCATAAGTGAATAATATTTCCACCTAAGATATGCTGAAgttcaagacaaaaaaaagaaagatatgCTGAAGTTCAATGTTGATAGATCTTTTAAAGGAAGTCAGAGAATGAGCGGAATCAGTGGGGTTTTGTGAAATAATGAAAAGGAAATGCTCATTTTTTCCTCTAAAGCAATGGGTGTTCTTTGAGCTTATGATGTGAAAGTGCAAGCCGTTTGCATGCTTTGCTTTTCTGTCAATAATTTTGTTTGCTAAATGAGAAAGCAAATttgaaattcatttaaaataataaattatgtaaccTTTTAAACTAATTTATTATGATTACTGATgcatgtattaaaaaaattacactgtcagtatattaaaattaaactcataaaattgtcccttttaaaaaaaagttatcctTGTATAATATTTTACTGGAcaaatttatataattaattattttacaaaaagTATTTGAATTATTCCTGTTTTCTATATTCTCCACATTTtccttctctttttattttgttccCAATATAGCACTAATAATTTTCTACTTATTAAATAAAgaatatattttatgtttttataatattaaacgtactttttttgttatatgttataaataaataatttttgtgAGATGTATTGGAGAATATCGAAATCAAATAATACGAGTAAATATTGCAAGACAGTCCGGACTCCGGAGTCGTTCACGGATGTGTAACAGactgttatcagactcggaccggaccggccggttgaaCCGGTCCGACCGTGAACCGGTAGCATGGCCGGTTCAAGTCACTGATCAGATCGGGCATGCAATCGCACCGTTACGAACCGGAGTGAACCGGCCGGTTTTACGAAaaaccggtgactcggccgGATTTGAATGAACCGGTGAGTCATTTAATGAGGAAAAGAAGaggatttttttgaaagttgaaaagaagaagatgaaaagctTGATTCTTTATCCCCATTCACATCAGATGagaagaaaaaatgaagaaattggATTTTTTTCTCATCATTCACATTGTTTCTCAGTTCATACGTTTGTAGGAATTATTCTCTCTCTGTACTGTATgtaatgaagaagaaggaaaaagtgaGATCTGAATCTGGAACAACAGATCAAGGAAAGAGTTGTAGAGAAACATATTTTTAGATCTATTTTTCTGAGATTGtgaagagagagagggagatgcACGTTTGCCAAAATGTGGCAGTAATATGAGGAGATTATGCTTTACAG
This window harbors:
- the LOC130712900 gene encoding uncharacterized protein LOC130712900; this translates as MQRKKVNQEGPLFRKNLQSDFWRLAKLNESLLYQKFRSRWVKEGDANTRYFHSIIKWRRKKNSLVGLFDNGTWVVEPVVVKEHVHDFFKCRFEKDTWMAPRMDGVPFSQQSSADNDFLTARFDMEEIREVVWDCEGDKSLSPDGFNFKFIKSFWYLLQQDVKILMDDFHANGVWPRGCNASFLAVVSKKESPISLNDFRPIS